One window of the bacterium genome contains the following:
- a CDS encoding RHS repeat-associated core domain-containing protein, translating to MSWEDVPLYSPGDKKETFQVILNVDGLIIFQYKELQHVDSYVKAGIEDERGKEGIGISQTSLANGKAYEIVRVVQKLESPPAEKVTITSKTSYVYGNGQLWVKLEENPLGSPAKPYYYHNDHLGSARAITDKDDKVVEQYFYYPFGGGGPTGGPTFTGKELDETGLFYFGARYYNPALGRFIQPDPVENSFKPEDLNKYVYCYNNPFKYIDPTGMRNNIVSDWWSGWFEGFIRFWIGDDLADRIFTSETRLMFEGFTEPMFEKMLDISTGIPTASKALGSPEVGLGETTLAVSMAAFSILPGDEAIRLGVKGWKLGDPVNKLTRAGKYPSWSAVRARVWKNEALKPDSLKKWGVENVERMKKGLPPHRINNIGKLESLELHHIKGRDIVDPHNLWNLELVWPIEHAKVDPFRYTGY from the coding sequence ATGAGTTGGGAAGATGTACCATTGTACTCGCCAGGTGATAAAAAAGAGACATTTCAGGTAATACTGAATGTGGACGGTTTGATTATATTTCAGTATAAAGAGCTACAACATGTAGATTCTTATGTAAAGGCAGGGATAGAAGATGAGCGAGGAAAAGAGGGAATAGGAATTAGTCAGACATCACTTGCCAATGGCAAGGCATACGAGATAGTGCGGGTAGTCCAGAAGTTAGAATCACCACCGGCAGAGAAGGTAACTATTACCAGTAAGACCTCGTATGTCTATGGTAATGGGCAGTTATGGGTTAAGCTAGAGGAAAACCCGCTTGGCAGTCCAGCAAAACCCTATTACTACCATAATGACCACTTAGGTTCAGCAAGGGCTATTACTGATAAAGATGACAAGGTAGTCGAGCAGTATTTCTATTATCCCTTTGGTGGTGGCGGACCTACAGGGGGACCAACATTTACAGGTAAGGAGTTGGATGAAACAGGCTTATTTTACTTTGGCGCCCGCTACTACAACCCAGCACTGGGCAGATTTATCCAGCCTGATCCAGTTGAGAATAGTTTTAAACCAGAAGATCTCAATAAATATGTCTACTGTTACAATAACCCTTTCAAGTACATTGATCCTACAGGGATGAGAAATAATATAGTCTCAGATTGGTGGAGTGGATGGTTTGAAGGTTTTATAAGATTCTGGATTGGTGATGATTTGGCTGATAGGATATTTACTTCTGAAACCAGATTGATGTTTGAAGGATTTACCGAACCAATGTTTGAGAAGATGCTGGATATTTCTACTGGTATCCCCACGGCCTCAAAAGCATTAGGAAGTCCAGAAGTAGGATTAGGAGAAACAACGCTGGCTGTTAGTATGGCAGCATTCTCAATATTACCTGGCGATGAGGCTATTCGATTAGGAGTGAAAGGTTGGAAACTTGGTGACCCTGTTAATAAACTAACCAGGGCTGGTAAATACCCAAGCTGGAGTGCGGTAAGGGCAAGAGTCTGGAAGAATGAGGCATTAAAACCTGATAGTCTAAAGAAATGGGGTGTTGAGAATGTTGAAAGAATGAAAAAAGGTCTTCCTCCACACCGAATTAATAATATAGGGAAATTGGAATCTCTGGAGTTACATCATATTAAAGGGAGAGATATTGTTGATCCTCATAATCTATGGAATTTAGAACTCGTATGGCCTATTGAACATGCCAAAGTTGATCCATTCAGATATACAGGATATTAG
- a CDS encoding RHS repeat-associated core domain-containing protein, which translates to MFIRGVYIEGESGGTYDPFGRRIGKAVFGSLTGYIYDGEDVLAEVEEGNVVVSYVHGPGIDDLISMTRDGESYYYHADSLGSIVHLTNPDGESIASYSYDAFGALRDKIGDIPNPYLFTSREFDTESGLYFYRARYMDADVGRFITKDPILEPVVLQTLPVPFEDILEDTIDSSSPREDSREDRVELFFEN; encoded by the coding sequence GTGTTTATCCGGGGAGTGTATATAGAGGGGGAATCGGGGGGCACCTATGACCCATTTGGCAGACGAATTGGGAAGGCGGTCTTTGGTTCTTTGACAGGATATATTTATGATGGAGAGGATGTGCTGGCGGAGGTAGAAGAGGGGAATGTAGTAGTCAGCTATGTCCATGGTCCCGGGATTGATGATTTGATTAGTATGACAAGGGATGGCGAAAGTTACTATTATCATGCAGATAGTTTGGGAAGTATAGTTCACTTAACAAATCCAGATGGTGAGTCTATAGCGAGTTATAGTTACGATGCTTTTGGTGCTCTTAGAGATAAGATAGGTGATATACCTAATCCATACCTCTTTACTTCGAGAGAATTTGATACTGAATCAGGCTTATATTTCTATCGGGCGAGGTATATGGATGCAGATGTTGGTAGGTTTATTACCAAAGACCCAATATTAGAACCAGTAGTGTTACAGACATTGCCTGTGCCATTTGAGGATATTCTTGAGGATACTATAGATTCTTCATCTCCTAGGGAGGATAGTAGGGAGGATAGGGTCGAATTGTTCTTTGAAAATTAA
- a CDS encoding RHS repeat-associated core domain-containing protein encodes MNVESSSFYIQHSRSDLNIPHNTGGRNSGSSLSPLIDLSGIKDKIRLNFWTRWQHESYPSGNYDNMKVEIWDSQKWNRIFYNDCNEGPSVMDWHEESFDISNYAGKKIKLRFNFDTVDGWYNDYEGWYIDDVEIIKGEDKPVYVPLGTISYIYANDELVARVDKKPAQSEKVYYYHNDYLGSTRVMTDSMGEIVWSSDYLPFGELINTEGKIENNFTFTGKEYDEATGLYYFGARYYDPKVGRFITKDPMLEPVVLQTLPVPFEDILEDTIDSSSPDSPDFIVPYTIYTPEDFHPYTYCYNDPLNWIDSFGLCPEEPGLESTWDELMLIPGLGLVSKGSKWAVKFMRYKNAGGGGLNFYKNGKRVFGIDWHKWGKEVNKFWQKFHYHSGKTKSQLKKHRPWER; translated from the coding sequence TTGAATGTAGAAAGCAGTTCCTTTTACATTCAACATTCACGGTCTGACCTCAACATCCCCCATAATACCGGTGGTAGAAATTCTGGTTCTTCTCTTTCACCATTAATTGATTTATCCGGGATAAAAGATAAGATTAGATTAAATTTCTGGACAAGATGGCAACATGAGTCTTATCCTTCTGGGAATTATGACAATATGAAAGTAGAGATTTGGGATAGTCAGAAGTGGAATAGGATTTTTTATAACGATTGTAATGAAGGACCATCGGTTATGGACTGGCATGAGGAATCCTTTGATATTTCAAACTACGCGGGTAAGAAGATAAAACTAAGATTTAATTTTGATACAGTAGATGGGTGGTATAACGACTATGAAGGGTGGTATATAGATGATGTAGAGATTATCAAGGGAGAAGATAAACCTGTGTATGTGCCTTTAGGAACTATCTCCTATATTTATGCTAATGATGAATTAGTCGCGAGGGTAGATAAAAAACCTGCTCAGTCCGAGAAAGTATATTATTATCATAATGATTACTTAGGTTCAACAAGGGTGATGACTGATAGTATGGGAGAAATAGTTTGGTCGAGTGATTATTTACCTTTTGGTGAGTTGATAAATACAGAGGGAAAGATTGAAAATAACTTCACTTTCACTGGCAAAGAATATGATGAGGCAACGGGCTTATATTACTTCGGCGCAAGATACTATGACCCGAAAGTGGGGAGGTTTATAACTAAAGACCCAATGTTAGAACCAGTAGTGTTACAAACATTGCCTGTACCATTTGAGGATATTCTTGAGGATACTATAGATTCTTCATCTCCTGATTCTCCTGATTTTATAGTCCCTTATACGATATACACCCCTGAAGACTTTCATCCTTACACCTACTGCTACAATGATCCACTTAATTGGATAGATTCATTTGGACTATGCCCTGAAGAGCCTGGACTTGAATCTACATGGGATGAGTTAATGCTTATCCCAGGGTTAGGACTTGTGAGTAAAGGATCTAAATGGGCAGTTAAATTTATGCGATATAAAAACGCAGGAGGAGGAGGACTTAACTTTTATAAAAATGGAAAAAGAGTTTTTGGTATTGATTGGCATAAATGGGGAAAGGAAGTGAATAAGTTTTGGCAGAAATTTCACTATCATAGTGGAAAAACTAAATCTCAGCTAAAGAAACATAGACCATGGGAGAGGTAG
- a CDS encoding DUF4288 domain-containing protein, with product MVRNKKYQKSNLSSEQNISLTKTRKSMKWYVAKIVMQCKVGKKDSGPWTFDEQIRIIQAPDNETAYLKALNLGKEEEQKYKNIKGEVVHWIFCGLSDLEEILADKIEDGTDITSTLYESNQLLELIREKEDLTVFWSERNKDKTAEELLTEKKEGQ from the coding sequence GTGGTTAGGAATAAAAAGTATCAAAAAAGCAATTTATCATCAGAACAAAACATATCTCTTACCAAAACCAGAAAATCTATGAAATGGTATGTTGCAAAAATAGTTATGCAATGTAAAGTAGGTAAAAAGGATTCCGGTCCTTGGACTTTTGATGAGCAAATTCGGATTATTCAAGCACCAGACAATGAAACAGCTTACTTAAAAGCTCTTAATCTGGGTAAAGAAGAAGAACAGAAATATAAAAATATTAAAGGCGAAGTTGTTCATTGGATATTTTGTGGACTTTCTGATTTAGAAGAAATATTGGCTGATAAAATTGAGGATGGAACTGATATTACCAGTACTTTATATGAATCAAATCAGTTATTGGAATTAATTAGAGAAAAAGAAGATTTAACAGTATTTTGGTCTGAACGAAATAAAGATAAAACAGCAGAAGAACTTTTAACAGAAAAGAAAGAGGGGCAGTAG
- a CDS encoding RHS repeat-associated core domain-containing protein, which translates to MEFFENNFTFTGKEYDEATGLYYFGARYYDPKVGRFITKDPILEPVVLQTLPVPFEDILEDTIDSSSPDFIVPEMIDIPQDLHPYMYCYNNPINWIDPFGLCPEESGLESTWDELMLIPGLGLVGKAGKGAKTAQEIISLAKKGSILREFPSEMLGKTLAEIEALAKKGNWKARKTLKLLKQKKYSKSKK; encoded by the coding sequence ATAGAGTTCTTTGAAAATAACTTCACTTTCACTGGCAAAGAATATGATGAGGCAACGGGCTTATATTACTTCGGCGCCAGATACTATGACCCGAAAGTGGGGAGGTTTATTACAAAAGACCCAATATTAGAACCAGTAGTGTTACAGACATTGCCAGTACCATTTGAGGATATTCTTGAGGATACTATAGATTCTTCATCTCCTGATTTTATAGTCCCAGAGATGATAGATATTCCCCAAGACCTCCATCCCTATATGTACTGCTACAATAACCCAATTAATTGGATAGACCCGTTTGGACTATGCCCGGAAGAGTCTGGACTTGAATCTACATGGGATGAGTTAATGCTTATCCCAGGGTTAGGACTTGTTGGGAAAGCAGGGAAAGGAGCAAAAACTGCACAGGAGATAATTTCTCTGGCTAAAAAGGGTAGTATTCTTAGAGAATTTCCTAGTGAAATGCTTGGAAAAACACTGGCAGAAATAGAAGCTTTGGCAAAAAAAGGTAATTGGAAAGCAAGGAAAACTTTAAAACTTCTTAAGCAAAAGAAGTATAGTAAGTCTAAAAAGTAA